Proteins from one Elgaria multicarinata webbii isolate HBS135686 ecotype San Diego chromosome 3, rElgMul1.1.pri, whole genome shotgun sequence genomic window:
- the SAMD1 gene encoding sterile alpha motif domain-containing protein 1: MAGPPPPPPGQEAPRYQEWILDTIDSLRSRKARPDLERICRMVRRRHGPEPERTRAELEKLIQQRAVLRVSYKGSISYRNAARVQPPRRGGAPAASPAAPQRPARTSPPSAPAATATPRSSQRAAPRAEPAAPPPPPPPPPPPPPPPRRTGRERPPPPPAQEEPSPVSLREIVRYLGGDGAAPGGGRVTRGRAQGLLQEERLERTRLGGGGGGGSGSSSNSVALPRAERGAQARAPNARAYRNKKAGEEVKGEEEEEEEEEEEDEVSTMSEGSEVAQDYEASNYSRPGVGQVNGDCKDSKHGGKEVPLSSALPRDLRSLEEQSLSKGSERPHHEGNEQCHTKASWPGESACHHLGGSKKDASTYQQPDRAVSPAVAGAEPSVPSSPGRPGIQADGRPFSCTSVKEKPSDPVEWTVSDVVDYFTEAGFAEQATAFQEQEIDGKSLLLMQRTDVLTGLSIRLGPALKIYEYHIKVLQQCHFEEDEGDSFMG; this comes from the exons ATGGCCgggcccccgccgccgcccccgggCCAGGAGGCACCGCGCTACCAAGAGTGGATTTTGGACACCATCGACTCGCTGCGCTCGCGCAAGGCGCGCCCGGACCTGGAGCGCATCTGCCGCATGGTGCGCCGGCGGCACGGCCCGGAGCCGGAGCGCACCCGCGCCGAGCTGGAAAAGCTCATCCAGCAGCGCGCCGTGCTCCGCGTCAGCTACAAGGGAAGCATCTCCTACCGCAACGCTGCGCGGGTCCAACCGCCTCGGCGAGGCGGAGCGCCCGCCGCCAGCCCGGCGGCCCCGCAGCGGCCGGCCCGCACTTCCCCGCCCAGCGCGCCCGCCGCCACCGCGACGCCCCGGTCCTCCCAGCGTGCAGCGCCTCGCGCAGAGCcagccgcgccgccgccgccgcctcctccgccgccaccgccgcctccgcctcctcgtCGGACCGGACGGGAGCGACCGCCGCCTCCCCCAGCCCAGGAGGAGCCCTCCCCCGTTAGCCTGCGAGAGATCGTGCGCTACTTGGGCGGCGACGGCGCCGCGCCGGGGGGCGGCCGGGTGACTCGAGGCCGAGCACAGGGGCTGCTCCAAGAGGAGAGGCTGGAGAGAACCCgcttgggtggcggcggcggcggcggcagcggcagcagcagcaacagcgtcGCCTTGCCCAGGGCGGAGAGAGGCGCGCAGGCCCGGGCCCCTAACGCCAGGGCGTACAGGAACAAG AAGGCAGGTGAGGAGGTCaaaggtgaagaagaggaggaggaagaggaagaagaagaggatgaaGTCTCCACTATGTCTGAAGGTTCAGAAGTGGCACAAGATTACGAGGCCAGCAACTACAGCAGACCTGGCGTAGGCCAAGTGAATGGGGACTGTAAGGACAGCAAGCATGGTGGGAAAGAGGTCCCACTCAGCAGTGCCCTCCCCAGAGACCTGCGCTCCCTTGAGGAGCAGTCCTTGAGTAAAGGATCAGAGCGTCCCCACCATGAAGGAAATGAGCAATGTCATACAAAGGCCTCTTGGCCTGGAGAAAGTGCCTGTCACCATCTGGGGGGCAGCAAAAAAGATGCCAGCACCTATCAGCAGCCAGACAGAGCAG tGTCACCAGCTGTTGCAGGTGCTGAGCCCTCTGTGCCCTCATCTCCTGGGAGACCTGGCATCCAGGCAGATGGGAGACCATTCAGCTGCAC CTCAGTGAAGGAGAAGCCTTCTGACCCAGTGGAATGGACTGTGAGTGATGTTGTGGATTATTTCACAGAAGCTGGATTTGCTGAACAAGCAACTGCCTTCCAAGAGCAG GAGATCGATGGGAAATCCCTGCTGCTGATGCAGCGTACGGATGTGCTGACCGGCCTATCTATCCGCCTGGGACCTGCCCTCAAGATCTACGAGTATCACATCAAGGTGCTGCAGCAGTGCCACTTCGAAGAGGATGAGGGTGACTCCTTCATGGGCTGA